The following coding sequences are from one Haliotis asinina isolate JCU_RB_2024 chromosome 3, JCU_Hal_asi_v2, whole genome shotgun sequence window:
- the LOC137276718 gene encoding uncharacterized protein, with translation MNNLFFLFTVIAASSARDCGHTTEVPTASPTTVQTPTTWPDGSFALPKPIAGCPGTEWKEGSFYQDTEDYYNGNTWNTTNMSGRKKKDGYLNTYCVMDDATTGSGMWPAGAYCILRKNGVCPGGFQEGSILWDDENNYNMNHVTEQSTLPDGDFNKDTKLFYCCREDAVPSQEIALPITAPFYLLMKKDACQKVAGMSVTMETQLWDDEDTNNQNAREGSTPFQSRGRANVAINYCYYS, from the coding sequence ATGAACAACCTTTTCTTCCTGTTCACCGTTATCGCTGCCTCCAGTGCCAGAGACTGTGGACACACAACAGAAGTCCCCACGGCTTCCCCAACTACCGTACAAACACCGACAACATGGCCGGATGGATCCTTTGCTCTTCCCAAACCCATTGCTGGCTGTCCTGGTACAGAGTGGAAGGAAGGGTCTTTCTATCAAGACACTGAAGATTATTACAACGGGAATACATGGAACACCACTAACATGAGTGGCAGGAAGAAGAAAGACGGTTATTTGAATACTTACTGTGTCATGGATGACGCCACGACCGGGTCTGGGATGTGGCCTGCCGGTGCCTACTGCATCTTGAGGAAGAACGGAGTCTGTCCTGGAGGTTTTCAGGAGGGATCCATCCTTTGGGATGATGAAAACAACTACAATATGAACCATGTCACAGAGCAGAGCACCCTTCCCGACGGTGACTTCAACAAGGACACTAAACTGTTTTATTGTTGTCGTGAGGACGCTGTTCCATCTCAAGAGATAGCATTGCCAATAACTGCACCCTTCTACCTCCTGATGAAGAAAGACGCGTGTCAGAAAGTCGCTGGAATGTCAGTGACCATGGAGACACAGCTTTGGGACGATGAAGACACCAACAACCAGAATGCCAGAGAGGGTTCAACTCC